DNA sequence from the Paenibacillus physcomitrellae genome:
TGAAGGTTCCCAATCTGAAGAGAACTCACCGGAAGAACACTCATCAGAAGAACACCATCCGCAAGAAGACACTTCCGGTCAGGAGCAAGCTTCACAACCGGCGAAGGAGCCGGATGATTCGGCTAACCCTTCCAAAGAGAAACCCTCTAAAGATAAACCTCACGGCACAGGCAGTGACATCACGGCCATTGGGGATTCCGTTATGCTGGATATTCAGGACGATCTGCAGACCATGTATCCGGATGCTGTTATAGACGGCAAAATCGGCCGTCAGATGGTGGATGTGCCGGCTGTTTTACAGCGATTAGCCGAAGAAGGGCAGTTAAGGGAGACGGTGATTCTGGAGCTCGGCACAAACGGAGCTTTTTCAAACAAACAGATGCAGAAGGTTCTTGCTCTATTAAAGGATGCAAACCGAATTTTGCTGGTGAATACACGTGTGCCGAGGCCGTGGGAAGCAACTGTGAATCAGGCGCTCGATAAAATTTCGTCAACCGATACCCGGATACAAATCATAGATTGGTATCAGGCGAGCGACGGTCAAACCTCTTATTTTGAACAGGACGGTGTCCATTTAAAGCCAGAAGGAGCGGCCGCCTATGCCCTGCTGTTAAACCACGCTTTATCAGATAAGTAGAATTGGAAGGTAAGGGAGATTTTACAAATAGTTAGAGAGATGGGATAATAGAATTTCAATAAAATAAAGGAGGGGTTTGTAGGAAATGAGGAAATGGAAATCCGGTTTAAAGTGGGTTCTTCCGGCAGTAGCTTTGCTGCTGGTGCTGGCAGGCTGTCAGCCTGTAGGCGGGTTCGACGTAGACAAGATGCTCCTTGGCAATGCGGAGGTCAAGTCAGCCGAATCTAATTTGAACCTTTCACTGCATTTTGAGCCAAACAGCACAGCAACGCAAGAAGATCAAGAGATTATTGAACTTATTAATTCTTTGACCCTTAAATTAGACAATGTCAAAGTACAGAACACTTCTACCATGTCAGCAACAGGGGAACTGGACACCAGCAAGTTCAACATTCCGTTTAAGCTTTCTGTGAACGAAGATGCCCTGGCTGTACAGGTAGAGGGAGCGAAAGAACCCTTCTATCTTCCTTTGACAAACGAAATGACGAACACGGGATTGGGAGGATTGAACCCTGAGAAATCTCAGGAATTAGTGAAACAGATCCAATCCATCGTCATCAAACATCTGCCTAATCCATCCGTGATCGGCGTGACCAAGGTGAATGAAACCATTCATGGGGAGCCGCTCAGCTTGACCAAACTTCATGCCGAGGTTTCCGGCGACGAGCTGACAGGACTGCTTAAGACTTTCCTTGAAGCGCTTTCCAATGACCAGGAAGGGCTCAAAACGCTGATCGGCGGGCTTTACGACAACCTGCTGCCGGTCCTGAAAGAAGAAGGCTTAACGAATCTTCAGGATCTGAATAGCGGGCTGGGCAATGTTCCACTGGATGACCGTGATGCTGTCATAGCTGAAACTTACACTAAACTTCAAAAAGCGCTTGATCTTGTAGTACTGAGCTATGACGAAACGGTAAATCAAATGCTCCAAGAACAGCCGGATGCTGCAGCAGTCTTAAGCAAAGATACGAAATTGACTACGGATATTTATTTAGACAGCAGCTACAAGCTCCGCAAGCAGAACCTGGAGCTGAAGGTGAACCTGCCGCAATCGGAAGGTGTTCCTTTCAAGAGCTTCAGTTATAAAGTATCCAGTGAGCAGTGGAACGTAAATGAAGCGATTCAAGCGGATTTGCTGAACACGGATAACGGCGTTGATCTTTCGGTTGTCCCGATGACTCCGGGAACGATCCTCCGGAATCTGGATCCCCAATCGGAAGTCTACAACGTGTTCAGAAATGAGTTGGGACTTACGAACAAGCTGATCCCGATCGATCCGGAATTTGATGACACCATCGTCAAACAAAATACTACGATGATTCCGCTTCGTTATCTGGCAGAAAATCTGGATGCAGCGGTTCAGGTCAAAGACGGAAATATCGTCATTACGGAAGATCTTGACGGAGGTCAGCTGATCTTTAAGCCGGGGGCCAAAACCGCGATTGTTAACGGGAACAATGTGGACCTGCCGCAGCCGGTATTTATCGATGCTTACGGCCGGGCTTACGCACCGCTTCGTGTGCTGGCAGAAGGACTCCAGGCGCATGTTGAATGGAACAGCGATGGCTCCCTCCAAGTGGTTCGGAACTAAACCAAATAAGTAAATAGAACGATTAACGGCACACCCCTGTCTAAAGTAACAACTGCAGGGCGTGTGCCGTTTTGTATTGACCAGCCGCAGCTATAGGAGCATAATGAAACCTGAATGTTAAGGTAAGGTCGGGAATTCTAGGCCGGAATGGATCCGGCAAATCAAATAGTAAAAGATGTGATTCCATGTCCCAGGCTCTCGTTAAGCTCAAACCTGCTTCATTGTTAACGAAATATTTCTCAGGCAAATCCATCAGCTATCCGCAGATGATTGCCCTCTTTATTCCGCTTCTGGTGGATCAGGCCTTTATAGTGGGGCTGAATTTAATTAATACGGCCATGATCAGTTCATCAGGGGTTGCTGCCGTAAGTGCGGTCAACATGGTGGATTCCCTGAATATCTTTCTGATCAGCGTCTTTGTTGCGGTAGCTACCGGCGGTACGGTTGTAGTGGCCCAGTATAAGGGAAGCGACAATCCGAACATGGTCTCCAAATCTACGGCCGGGACCATTTCTTCTGTGGCGGTTCTGTCGCTGGGGATTGGCGTGCTGCTAAGTGTATTTCATATGCCGGCTTTGAACCTGCTCTTCGGTTCAGCGGCGCCGGATGTCTTTGATAATGCACGGATATATTTGATCGGCAGCAGCGTCTCCTATCTCGGCATCGGGATTGTGGAGGCGGTCTGCGGAGCGCTTCGGGGGATCGGCAGAAGCCGTGCATCCCTTTTTTTGTCGCTGATCATGAATTTGTCTTATGTGGTTTTGAATATTGTATTTATTAATTTTATGCATATGGGGGTAACAGGACTATCGGTTGCCATGAACGTATCACGCTATCTGGCTGCGGCCTGCGCGATTCTTTATCTGGTCAGAGTCGATACGAATCTGCAGCTGCGGATTATGGATATGATTCGGATCAATTGGGCCATGTTCAAGAAGATCATGTTTATAGGATTGCCGTTTGCAGCGGAGCAGATGTTCTTCAACGGCGGGAAAATTTTGACCCAAATCTTCATTGTTGGTCTCGGTACTAATGCCATTGCAACCAATGCGATTTGCGGGACCTTGGCGAATGTGGTGCAGATCCCGGCCAACGCATTGTCTCTGACCGTCATTACGGTTGTGGGGCAATGTATCGGCAGCAAAAACATCGATGACGCCAGAAAGTTCACGAAATCCTTCGTATGGCTGTCGTCCTTGTCGTTTGTTCTGACTGGAGCGATCGTCATGTCGCTGTTTCATCCGCTTGTCTCGATGTTTCATCCGCCACAGGAAATCGTACATGACATCTTTATCATTATGCTGATTAATTCCTTGATCCAGATCCCATTATGGTCGATCAGTTTTATAGCGCCATCCGCCCTGCGTGCGGCGGGGGATTCCAAATATACCTCTATCGTTTCCATGCTTTCCATGTGGCTGTTCCGGGTCGTGCTCGGCTATATACTTGGTGTGGTTTCGCCGCTCGGTATTCTTGGGGTTTGGCTGGCCATGGAACTGGAGTGGGGCATCCGGGGTTTCATATTCATGCGGCGTTTTGCCGGCAACAAATGGTATCAGCACAAGCTGATCGATTAATAATGGTTGTACCTGTGCGTCAAGGCTTCATTTTCCTGTACTAATCCTTCCTCCAACATCAAACAATGTATTTACCGACAACTACGAGTGGAGGGAAGACGAGATGAGCACAGGAATCAGAAATCCGTTCAACAAAACCGTGTTTTGGCTGACCCAGGTTATGCTTGGAGCGGTTTTGTTCTTACAGCCCGGTTTGGCCGGGGCTTCTTCACTTACACAGGGGACGCCAGCAGGAAGGCCTTTCGATTCTGACATCGAACAGCCAGCGCCCAAACCAGCCTCAGCTGTCAAGAAATTAGCCATCGTCATCGATGACTTAGGCAATGATATGGATGGAACGCAGGAAATCATGAAGATGCCGATTAAACTGACCGTTGCGGTCATGCCTTTTATGCCGACAACAGAGCGGGATGCCAAGATGGCCCACGAACGCGGGTTTGATGTGCTGGTTCATCTGCCCATGGAACCCAATCACGGCAAACCGGAGTGGCTTGGCCCAGGTGCCATCATGAGTTCCTTAAGCGATAGCGAAGTCCGGACCCGGGTGGAGCAGGCGATTGATAACGTTCCGTACGCAGTTGGCATCAACAACCATATGGGCTCCAAAATAACCGCTGACCCCCGGATCATGTCCATCGTGCTGGATGTTTGCCGGGAACGCGGTTTGTTTTTCCTGGACAGCCGTACGAATTATAAGACTGTTGTAGGCAAGCTGTGCAAGGAGAAAGGCATGCCGGACATCGGCAATGAATTTTTCCTCGACGATCAATATAATCAGCAGCATATCATCCAGCAAATGCACAAGGTGATGAACTGGATGAAAGATCATGACAGCTGCATCATCATTGGACACGTCGGTGTTCCGGGGACCAAGACAGCTGGCGTCATCCGCAGCTCAATCCATCAGATGCCGAAGGACGTAGAATTTGTAACGCTGAGTGAATTTGTCCGAGAACGTAACGGCGATCCCATTTTACGTGGAATATTACCTTAACGCGCCGTTAAGACTCAAGAAAATAACGGGCAATCCCCGCGACAATCGCTTGGGCGACCTTCGTCTGCCCTTGGGACGAGTTCAGAAAATTCCGGTCCTCCTCGTTGCTGATAAAGCCTGTCTCGACAATTACAGCTGGAACCTCCGTATGATTAAGCAGATAAAAAGGTTCACCGACCTCCGATTTCCAGGAACTGTGGTAAAGATCATTTAAGGGCTCCTGGAGACAGGCGGCCAGCAGGGCGCTTCGTCCTTCATCCTGATGAAGAACGATAGGGCCTTTTCTTGTTTTATTTTTGGACCAATTCACATGCAGGCTGACCACGATAGAAGTTTTAACATCCTCACTCATTCGTTCTCTTTGGGTCAAATCTCTCATATGACGGGACCGGCTGCCGTGCCAGCGGTTCTCATCACTGAGCGCGTAATCTCCGTTTCGGTTCAGAATCGCCCTGTACCCTTCACTCCGCAGTAGCATATACAGCCGCTGGCCGATTTCCAGGTTGATGTTTTTCTCTAAAATGTCCCCATGAGATGTTCCGCCGTCTATGCCGCCATGCCCTGCATCAATCAGGATCACCGGTTTTGGAAAAGCATGGTGCGCCGGATTATCCGCCGGCTTGTCATCTGCCCGAACCGGAAGAGGCAGCAGAAGAACAGTAGAAATTGAAACCATGAAGAGAGTAAGAAACCATTTGTTTTGCTGACCTTTAATCATACCGTTCACCCTTTACAAGGATTTATTTGCCTTTATCGTAAGCAAACCTCAGCTTCCTTATGCATCCGCCCGTTTAAAAAGTCTCTATTTGTACACAATAAAGATAACGTCAGGGGCGGAATAAGAAATGAAATCAGAAGATGCAAGGAGGAAGACAAGATGGCCAAAGGTGACGAACTGGTCAGGTTTATAACGGAGCGGGTAGTAGATTATGTAGAAACACCGAAGGAAGTCCGTAAGGTACGGAAGCAGGTCAAGGAACCATGGAGTACAAAATGGTTTGGAATGCTCCCGGCTTCTTTATCGATGTGGGGACAAAACACCTTTAAACGCAAACGGCGAAATATACGCTGAGAGAAGACAAACAGAAACAGAGTGTTTTCCGGATAGGAGCTAGGCCCGGAAAGCAGCTCTGTTTTTTAATGCGGTATGCTGTCTGAATGGCAGGAACTAACGGCCTGTCCAGGCTTTAAATTCTCCGGCTTCTGCGAGCGCGCTAAACGAGATATAGCGGGTCAAATTTTCCGTCTGACTGATTAAGTATACGATCGGCTTTGAGCCGGCTTGACCGGCAGCCGTTTGATTCCACAGCTGGTAGCCGGAAATCGGGAGGGATTGCGCATAAGTGCGGGAAGCTCCTGAGGAGAACAAGACCCATCTGTCCGGCTTGACTGGTTTGTCCGCCAAAGCGGCTGCATTTTTGAATTGAACCGGATTAAGCTTAAGAGACTTTCCAGTCATCCACAATATATTATCGTCTGGATGGAAGAAAAGGGAATGTTGAACGGAAGATTCAGGTTTCGGCAAATCTGCTGCCTCCGGTTTCCCCTGAGCGCCGCTGTACATAACAACAGTTCCGCTTAAGTCTGAAAGAGGCGAAGCTTTCTCACGGCTTAGCCAGTCTGCATCGCTATCCGGCAGCGCTTCGCCGCCGGCAGCTTCATAATACATGGACGGCGACTTGCCGGACTGACCTGTTTGACCCGATTGATCTGATTGATTAATAACTTTCCATTGAGTGAGCGTAGGGCCGCCATAGAGCGGTACCAGACTGTCATTGCTGCCCAGCGAAAGTCGTTTAGGGTTGTACAATGGTTCTGGACCGCTGCCGTATTCAATCAGCGCCAGCCCGCCCTCAGGTTTAGCACCTATGATTAGATAACCTACCGGAGTCCGGCTCGGGGATATCAAGCTGACCAGCCAGCCATGGGTACCGGGACCGAGCGGATCAATCGCTGCGGTGCTTTCTTTCCATTCCGTGAAGCCTTCCTGCTCACCAAGCGTTTGAATCAGTTTGCGGGCAAACAGCTGGACCTCGGCAGGCGCGGTTTCTTGCGGAGCTTCAGCCTCTTTGAGCAAGGAAGAGAAAGCCGTATAAGCGGCAGGAACAGTAGCAGTAGAAACAGTAGAACCGGTAGGAGCAGCTGCATTTCCTACGACTGCTGGAGTGAGCAGCAGTGCACCGAGCAGGAGCAGGGTTATATTTTTGGATAAGGCGAAGCCTTTCATGACATCATCACCTGCACTTTTTAGAAATGGTGAGACTTGTCCTTACATCGAATTTTCTCCATTGTAGTTAAACTGTGCAAAAAAGGGTGTAAGTCCCTGTCGTGAGCCGCGCTGCAAGGGACTTCTATTTTTGCTGTCTTTTAGCGACAGAAGTCAGGTTCTTGGCATCAGGCTGGAACGGAGATGAAAGATGCCGCAGTTTATGGCGGAAACTTGGATACGGGGCTCAAACTGCCACCTGATCTCCTCGCCTCTGGCTTCATATTGCTGCTTGGCTCCCAAGCGCGTTTCTTCATTTTCGTCCTCAAGCAAATGGCTGTAGTAGCCGTCAAGAATAGCAAGCTCTTCCTCCAGTCTTGCCCGGGCTTCAAGCGCCCAGCTGTCGTCCAGCTGACGCAGATAGGCTTCTATCTGCTCCTCAAGCAGGCTCTTGCCTTCCTTAAGGGTGAGGGAAGTGGGGACAATGCTGATATTCTCCGGCAGCCGGTTCAGTAAAGGGATTTTGGATACTCGGTCGCCAAACCGGGGATCGACTGTTCCACTGGTCAGCGATATGCCGTAATAATGCAGCTCCTCCCGTTTCATGTCACAGGCGAATTCCGCTTTAAAGCATACGCCCAGCCACGGTTCATAAGCAGCAGGAAGCAGGGTTCTCCGCTGCAGCTGTCCCGGATCTTCAAATACATAGACAAAACTGCCTCCGCGTCTGGCCGCTTCGAACAGCTGCTGAAGCCGTGGGCTTCCAAAGGACAGATCTTCCCGCTGAATCCGGCCCGGTCCCAGGATGGGCAGCGGCCGGACGGCGCCGAAATGGCGGCTCATTACGGAGTCCACCTCCGGTGCAGCGGCAGGGAAGGCGGAGTCATACCGCTCCGGATCAAACACAAATGTATAGGACATCGTTTCGGGTTCGACATTGCAGCGATCCACATATGCCCAATAATAAGGGCGGTTCGTAAGCTCGCGATCCGCTTGCGGGGAAAGCTTGACGGTTACGTGGTGCTCGGATTCCTCGCGAAGCTCGCATTCCGTCGCTTCCAGATAGGCGCGGACATAATTACGAATTTCCTTTGCCGTCATAGTCATCGTTACGAACCTCCCAGCAATTCTTGCACCGGCGGTGCGCTGTTACCTTCCTCTTGACTCGATTCCAGTTCCTCCTTGATCGCGATCATTGAGGAGGCCAGCGATTCCACACCTTGTTTAATCTGCTCCTCGTTATCGGCCTCAAGCAGAATCTTGTAAATGCTTTTCTCCAGCGAGCCTTGCTTCTCCAAGCGTTCCAGGATAACGTC
Encoded proteins:
- a CDS encoding YqzE family protein, translated to MAKGDELVRFITERVVDYVETPKEVRKVRKQVKEPWSTKWFGMLPASLSMWGQNTFKRKRRNIR
- a CDS encoding MATE family efflux transporter, translating into MSQALVKLKPASLLTKYFSGKSISYPQMIALFIPLLVDQAFIVGLNLINTAMISSSGVAAVSAVNMVDSLNIFLISVFVAVATGGTVVVAQYKGSDNPNMVSKSTAGTISSVAVLSLGIGVLLSVFHMPALNLLFGSAAPDVFDNARIYLIGSSVSYLGIGIVEAVCGALRGIGRSRASLFLSLIMNLSYVVLNIVFINFMHMGVTGLSVAMNVSRYLAAACAILYLVRVDTNLQLRIMDMIRINWAMFKKIMFIGLPFAAEQMFFNGGKILTQIFIVGLGTNAIATNAICGTLANVVQIPANALSLTVITVVGQCIGSKNIDDARKFTKSFVWLSSLSFVLTGAIVMSLFHPLVSMFHPPQEIVHDIFIIMLINSLIQIPLWSISFIAPSALRAAGDSKYTSIVSMLSMWLFRVVLGYILGVVSPLGILGVWLAMELEWGIRGFIFMRRFAGNKWYQHKLID
- a CDS encoding N-acetylmuramoyl-L-alanine amidase family protein, with the protein product MVSISTVLLLPLPVRADDKPADNPAHHAFPKPVILIDAGHGGIDGGTSHGDILEKNINLEIGQRLYMLLRSEGYRAILNRNGDYALSDENRWHGSRSRHMRDLTQRERMSEDVKTSIVVSLHVNWSKNKTRKGPIVLHQDEGRSALLAACLQEPLNDLYHSSWKSEVGEPFYLLNHTEVPAVIVETGFISNEEDRNFLNSSQGQTKVAQAIVAGIARYFLES
- a CDS encoding YqhG family protein — protein: MTMTAKEIRNYVRAYLEATECELREESEHHVTVKLSPQADRELTNRPYYWAYVDRCNVEPETMSYTFVFDPERYDSAFPAAAPEVDSVMSRHFGAVRPLPILGPGRIQREDLSFGSPRLQQLFEAARRGGSFVYVFEDPGQLQRRTLLPAAYEPWLGVCFKAEFACDMKREELHYYGISLTSGTVDPRFGDRVSKIPLLNRLPENISIVPTSLTLKEGKSLLEEQIEAYLRQLDDSWALEARARLEEELAILDGYYSHLLEDENEETRLGAKQQYEARGEEIRWQFEPRIQVSAINCGIFHLRSSLMPRT
- a CDS encoding copper amine oxidase N-terminal domain-containing protein; this encodes MRKWKSGLKWVLPAVALLLVLAGCQPVGGFDVDKMLLGNAEVKSAESNLNLSLHFEPNSTATQEDQEIIELINSLTLKLDNVKVQNTSTMSATGELDTSKFNIPFKLSVNEDALAVQVEGAKEPFYLPLTNEMTNTGLGGLNPEKSQELVKQIQSIVIKHLPNPSVIGVTKVNETIHGEPLSLTKLHAEVSGDELTGLLKTFLEALSNDQEGLKTLIGGLYDNLLPVLKEEGLTNLQDLNSGLGNVPLDDRDAVIAETYTKLQKALDLVVLSYDETVNQMLQEQPDAAAVLSKDTKLTTDIYLDSSYKLRKQNLELKVNLPQSEGVPFKSFSYKVSSEQWNVNEAIQADLLNTDNGVDLSVVPMTPGTILRNLDPQSEVYNVFRNELGLTNKLIPIDPEFDDTIVKQNTTMIPLRYLAENLDAAVQVKDGNIVITEDLDGGQLIFKPGAKTAIVNGNNVDLPQPVFIDAYGRAYAPLRVLAEGLQAHVEWNSDGSLQVVRN
- a CDS encoding divergent polysaccharide deacetylase family protein, yielding MSTGIRNPFNKTVFWLTQVMLGAVLFLQPGLAGASSLTQGTPAGRPFDSDIEQPAPKPASAVKKLAIVIDDLGNDMDGTQEIMKMPIKLTVAVMPFMPTTERDAKMAHERGFDVLVHLPMEPNHGKPEWLGPGAIMSSLSDSEVRTRVEQAIDNVPYAVGINNHMGSKITADPRIMSIVLDVCRERGLFFLDSRTNYKTVVGKLCKEKGMPDIGNEFFLDDQYNQQHIIQQMHKVMNWMKDHDSCIIIGHVGVPGTKTAGVIRSSIHQMPKDVEFVTLSEFVRERNGDPILRGILP